Genomic window (Marinobacter fonticola):
ACCCTCAACGCCTGCTGGATTGGCCTGACGGGGCGATCCAGACCTATTGGCGCCGGGCGCCCGGTCCTCGGAACTTTGATCGTCCGGCACAATATCCGGCATTTCTTCCGGCAGTTCAATTTCCGGCGCGGAATCGGGCCTTGGCTGTTCCGGGGACGTCCTCTCTTCGCGCTGATCGTCGTCGCGCCGATCGCTCATATGGCACCAGAAGGGCTCATTTTCGTCATGACGTGGCTGCTCGGCGTTACAAAGGGAAGTGCCGGACTGGATTGCATAATGGATACCGATGTACAGGATGGCGGCTGGCAGCAGCAAGCGAATGACCCAATGCCAGAGGAGTCGAGCCAGGCGGGGGCTGCGCCCCAGTAACCTATGGGCCAGACGATCCGGCAGAGCCCAGCCGGCAAAAAAGGCCAGCAAAACACTCACGATGGGAATGAGGAACGTGCTCGTCACAAGCTCGATCCAGCGATAAGGCGTCCCGCCAAGGACACGGATATCTGCCCAGGCGTTGAACGAGAGCAGACTCGCCAAGCCAAGCAACCAAGCCGCAAACCCGACGACAAGCACACTCCAGCCGCGAGGCGAGGCGATGCGTTCCTGTAGCCAGCCAACCGCCGGCTCCAGCAGTGCGATGGACGAACTCCAGGCCGCCAGTACGATGGTGACGAAAAAAGCCGTCGTGACAAACTGCCCGCCCGGCATACTGGCCAAACTTTCCGGCAAGGCCAGAAACACTAGACTGAAGCCCTGCATTGGATCCGCACCCGCGGGCAGGCTGCTGAACACAAAGGTATAAATCACAAGCCCGGCCAGGATCGCGATCAACGTATCCATCAGCGCCACAGCTAATACCGAGCGCTTCAGGGGTGTCGTCGGAGCCGAGTAGGCGCCAAACACGATCAGCACGCCCGTGCCCAGCGACAGTGTGTAAAAAGCATGCGTCAATGCCATGCGTATGCTGTTGAAAGACACCTGTTCAGGACGCATCTGCAGGATGAAATCAGCTGCAGCCTGGACGTCGCCGTGGCGCACGCCGAACACGAAAAGTCCTAGCAACAGCAACACAAACGTTGGCATCACGAACCGGAAAGCCCGTTCCAGCCCGTAGTGAACGCCCTGCATCGAGGTGGCCACCACCAGCATCAGGAAGAACGCATGCCAACCCATGAATTCACGGTAGTTCTCCGGCTGCTGCACCAGGGCTGTCAGCAGTCCGGCCAGCTTCTCGGGAGACGCACCGTCCAACCGGCCATAGGCCGCATAAAAGACGTAGGCCAGGCAGATGCCGCCGATCACGGCATAAAAAGACAAGACCAGGAAGCCCGCCAGAACGCTGAGCCGTCCACCCCAGATCCAGCGCGAGGGTTGTTGCGCTTCTCGCGCGAGCTCGTCGACCGCCAGCACCGCGCCATGACGGGCACCGCGGCCGATAATGGATTCGGTCAGCATCAAGGGCAGCGTGAGGACAAGCAGGCAAGCCAAATAGAAGAGAATGAAGACGCCGCCGCCGTTTTCACCGGCCAAATGCGGAAAGCTCCAGAGGTTGCTCAGCCCAACGGTGGCACCGATCGTGGCCCAGAAATAGGTGGTTCGGTGCGACCAGGCGCCAACCGGGGTTTGATAACGACCTAGCATTCAAGGAGCCTCTGAATAATTCATGCAGCAATTCTGCGGCGCCTCTGAAAAAGAACATCCTGTGGCAGGAGCGCAAGAAGCGAGGCATACCTTGCGGTAGCCGTGAGCTTGATCGCGTCGCGATTTTCCACAGAATGGACTTTTACCGAGACGCCCTGGCTTTCAGGGCACAACCTGGAGCAGGCACCAGCGATCCGTTCATGCAGTGGCCAGCCTCTCTGCGGGCACGACCGAGCGTTATCGTCCCGAGGCTCCGAGGAGTCCAATTCCACTGGCATTGTAGCCGAAACCTGTCGCCGCAATAACCCATTGAGCCAGCAGACGGCGCGCACCCGTGACCCGGTTTGCGGAACTGAGCTACAATGCTGCGTTTCGCCGGGCGGACAGCGATCCCCGATCCGCCGACGCATTCCCGATTCACAGATCAGGCACCCATGAGCAAGAAGAAACCCGGTACAGGCAGTAGCACGATCGCGCTGAACAAAAAGGCCAAGCACGAGTACCACATCGAAGAACGTTTCGAAGCAGGTCTCGCCCTGCTGGGCTGGGAGGTCAAATCCCTACGCGCTGGCAAATGCCAGCTGGTGGACGCTTACGTTCTGCTCAAGGGCGGCGAAGCCTTTCTGCTTGGCGCCCACATCACGCCGCTCATCGCAGCATCCACCCACGTTATCGCCGATCCGACACGAACCCGTAAGCTGCTGCTTCACGCCAAGGAAATCAGCAAACTCATCGGCGCGACTCAGCAACAAGGCCACACCTGTGTTCCACTCGCCCTGTACTGGAAGAAAAACAAGGTGAAATGCGAGATCGCTATGGTGAAAGGCAAAAAGCAGTACGACAAACGACAAACGGAAAAAGAGCGGGACTGGAACCGCCAGAAGCAGCGGGTCTTGAGGGAAGTCAACCAAAGCTGAGGGGGACAAGCTCCGAAATCCCGTCGCCTATAGCATCACTTTTATCGCCTGCACCATGGATCTATACTACTGCGCTCCGGGTGGGTACGTGCCCTGAGCCTGCAGTCTGACTCGGCGATCTCATCCTCTCAAACATGGAAGAAGAGAGGCTTATGACTCGTTCAAGAACACCGATGACATCTGTTGACCGCTCCTGGTTGCGGATGGAATCTCCAGAAAATCCAATGATGATCGGCGTCGTCCTGGTGTTCGACGAGCCCATTTCAATAGTGCGTTTACGCCAAGTGCTCGACGAACGATTCCTACGCTTTCGCCGGTTTCGTCAAACCGTCGCCCATTCCGGCGACCGCACCTACTGGCAGGACGACCTTTCGTTCGATCTGGACAACCACATCCAGATCATCGCATTACCCGGCAAGGCCGATCAGCATGCGCTGCAGTCGCTGGCCAGCGACCTGAACAGTGCGCCGCTGAACCCCTTTCGTCCGCTGTGGCAGATCCACTATGTGGACAACTATCAGGGTGGCTGCGCGCTCGTCATACGCATTCATCACTGCATTGCCGATGGCATCTCGCTGGTGCGCGTACTCATGGCCCTAACCGACGACGCCCCCGGCCGGCACCTGCATTCGGTGCCCAGCGTGGAGCATCAGCGGGAAACGCGCTGGGAACGTCTGCGTCGTGGCGCGAGGGAGCTGCGGCACAGCGCGGCGACAGGAATCGAGCAGCTCGGCTATTTCCGCAAAAACGTGCAGGACAAGCCCTCCTATGCGCTCAAGCTGTTGCGCACTGGCGGCCAAATTGGCATGGAATGCGCCAAGCTGGCACTGGCCCCTGCTGATCCACCGACTCTGCTGAAGGGCTCGCTCACCGGCCGCAAGCGTGTTGCCTGGGCCGAACCTCTCCCCCTCAAGGACGTTAAGGACACTGCTAGAGCGCTCAAAGGCACCGTCAACGATGTACTGATGACAGCTGCCACCGGCGCCATTCATCAGTATTTGGTCGACCAGAATGAGACACCGCCGGACTGCGGCATTCGGGTTGCGGTACCGTTCAATTTGCGCCCTCTACGCCAACCGGTGGAAACGCTGGGTAATCAATTCGGGCTGGTGCTGGTACCTCTACCGGTGGATGTCGTGTGCCCGCGCATGCGCTTCCGCCAAGTGCAAGATCACATGAACCGGCTCAAACGCTCCTGGCAGGCGCAGGTCACCTATAGCCTCCTGGACTTGTTTGGACGAGGCCCGGACATCCTTGAGCGGCGTGCGCTGCACCTGCTTAGCCGGAAGGCTTCAGCGGTGCTGACCAACGTACCAGGCCCGCGCAAGCACGTTTACCTGGCCGGAGCCAAACTGACCCAACCGATGTTCTGGGTGCCGCAGACCGGCGGCATTGGTATCGGCTTGAGCATTTTCACCTACGCGGACACGGTTCAATTCGGCATTATCGTCGACAAGAATCTGGCCGTGGACCCGGCGCGGGTGATGGATGCCTTCTCCCAAAGCTTTGCCGATCTACAAAGCGTCGCTGGCAAGCCGGGCACCTATCCGCAAGTAGAGCGTCGTAGAGCGGCCGCCTCCGTTTAATGGCCGGGCCTGGCTTCACGCGCAAAAGGCGATAAGAGCAAATACGGAGTCAGCCCACGATTTAAGCCTTGAAGTCGTAGGCTTCAGCCCCATATACTCTCTTCAAAGGGGGACGACATGGCTTCGACGCCGGTTGCAAACCCTTGGGTGCATGTCGAGATGGCAGCCAATCTCGTTAATCCAAAGCTGCATTCAAATAGTCGCAAACGACGAAAACTACGCACTAGCAGCGTAAGCTGCTAGTCGTCCTGACTGGGGTGCCTGTAACCCAGAAGCAACACCTCAGGACGTCATCGCTTACAGGATGCTCTATCAGTCAGAGCTCACTGGCTGATGGCTAAGATATAAAGAGCTCGCCTCTTGCGCCCTGACCTTCGGGCCGCTTGAGGTTAAATTAATAGAAGGAAGCTAAGCATGTAGATCTCAAGGCAGAGTACTGGCGGACGCGGGTTCGATTCCCGCCGTCTCCACCACGATCCTTAAAAAGCCTCTGATTTTCAGGGGCTTTTTTATTCCCGGCGGAAGCTCACTACTCACTGGAACGCACATTCGCTGTGAGGCGCAAACCGAGGTACAAAAAAGCCGCTGAACGACAGCGGCTTTTCGATAACCTGAACACATGCGCTGGCGAGACTTAGAAATTCTCGCAGCGAGCAAACGTTTCCTCGGGATGAGGTGCGTCGATAGCCTGCGCCTCGTGCTCCTGAAGCTCCTCTTCGATTCCAGCCGTTATTTCTTCCAGCAGCGCCAAACCCTGCGCATACGACAAGCCCACCTGGAAGAGTTCTCCGTTCGGCTCGACCACGATGTGGTATTCGCGTGTCACTTCGCCGTTTTCGCGGACGACTGAAATCTTCATCAGCTTATAACCGCTGATGTCCTTCACCACCATTGCAGGCATACTACGCTCCCCTCTCAATAACCTGACAGTTGAGCAGTTTGCCACCACTCCTCCCTCTTGTGTGTAGTGTTTTGAAATGCAATTGTTTTCCCCATTTCACATTTTTCACGAAGGCTAACGGTGGGGCACTTTATGCAACATAAAGCCGCAAATTACTGCCTTGTTTTGCCATGCAAAACGCGCATTCCGTATGCGGTATTCCAATGGATGGAGACGAGCTTGCGAGGTGGAAAACGGGACGTTTGCAGGAGGGAATCTGCACCAGATTCAGGCCGAAGAACGCTCCAATACGCCGACTAACGAGACATCGGTTACAGAGCTACCGATCCGGCTTACAGATTATTACGATCATTCGGAGAAAAGCGGAGCAGCTTAAGCCGTAAACCAACGCAAACGACCAGCACCACAGTCTACTCGTCCGTGGACCCGGAGAAACCCGAATCTCAGCTGCTCGAATTGGCTACCCCCACCTACGTTCGCGCCTCTTAAGGGACAGATCACAGTCGCGCTGACAGGCGACGAACGTGTGTTGAGGGACACTGGCAGCCACCGTTTACCCTTCGCTGTATAGCCCTACCGTCTTGCGGTCGATCAGTTCGCCATCAGCGTCGTACTCGAAATACCCGAAGAAGCTGTCTTCCATTGCCCAGGCATTAAACCGGGCAATCAGGTTGCCTTCCCCGTCGACGAGTTGGAAGTTTTCAGCTTCGTAGGTGGTCGCCCGCTCAGGATCGGGCTCGGAATCGAGGTGGACCAAGTGATGGCCTTCAGGAATGCGGATGCTTCTCTTGAGTTGCTGCTCAATCATGATCGCCTCCTTTTAACGCATGAGTCGTTGTGCTCAAACGTTGATCAGTAAGCGACGTTAAACCATTTAACGCGGCTCGACAATCAAACTTCTTGAGCCCAGCAAAAAGATTCTCGCTGTCATATTTTCCTCATATTTCACTGTCATACTGCGGCTCAGGCGACCGATATCAGCAGCCCGCCTGCCGCCGATACTACCACCACAATCCACGGTGCCACTTTCCAGACGGTCAGCATGACGAAGCAAACCAGCGCCAGAGCAAAGGCGCTAGAGCCCGTGATGGCGGCGGTCCATACCGGGTCGTAGAGAGCCGCGCCAAGAATCCCCACGACCGCTGCATTTGTCCCGCGCATCAGCGCCGGAGCCCAGGCGTTCTGCCGCAAGGATGCCCAGTATGGCAAGACGCCAACCAGCAGCAAAAACCCGGGTACGAAGATAGCCACCAAGGCGACTAGAGCCCCGGAAACGCCACCGAGAAGCGTGCCGAGGTACGCGGAAAAGGTGAAGAGTGGCCCCGGAACCGCCTGCGCCGCACCATAGCCAGCGAGAAAGTCACCGGCGCTCATCCAGCCCGAACGCACCACTTCCGATTCCAGCAAGGGCAGTACCACATGCCCTCCGCCAAAAACCAGCGCACCGGCGCGATAGAACACGTCGAATAGGTCTATCAGCCGGGACGGTGCTGCCGAGGCCAGCACGGGTAAACCTATCAGCAAGAGGACAAACGCCACCAAAGCGAGGATGCCGACCCGGCGAGTCACCGGATGAGCAATATCCCGGGCTGCTTCAGCCACTCCGCTTCGGCAGAAGCTATAGCCCGCTATCGCTCCAGTAAGAATGGCAAACACCTGTCCGCCCGGGCCACCAAAGCCGACCACAATCAACACTGCAAGCACGGCAATGGCCGACCGTGTGCGATCGGGACACAGGCTGCGCGCCATACCCCATACCGCCTGAGCGACAATGGCAACCGCAACGATTTTCAGGCCGGACACAACGCCCTGTCCAATGGTGTTGTCCAAGGCAAAACCGACACCGGCCAACACGGCAAGCAGAATCGCGGACGGCAGGGTGAACGCCACCCAGGCCGCCAATGCACCCGCGTAGCCGCCCCGGAGAAGGCCGATGGCAAAACCCACCTGACTGCTGGCCGGCCCCGGCAAAAACTGACATAAGGCGACAATATCGCCGTAGGCCGCGTCACTCAGCCAACGGCGGCGTTCGACGAACTCCGTTCGAAAATAGCCCAAATGAGCGATGGGGCCGCCAAACGACGTCAGACCCAACATTAGGAAGGCGCGGAAAATTTCTGCACATCGCCGCAAGACGGCCTCCGGAAATACGTCGCTTATTCGACAGGCGGGTAGCGGCTACTCGCAGCTTGGTTAGAGAGCATCAGCTCTGACCTGCAGAGCGATTCAGTCGCCAACGACAAAAAATCTCTTGGGAATTAAAGCAAAAAAATGGCCGGTCAAAAGCCGGCCAAAAGTTTCACAGTGTAATAACAGAAGACTGACACGCATCTCAGATGTCATTTGTTCAGCTTAGAGCGGCGACCATTTCAGTTTCATGACACAAGCCTCGTTCGAGGTTCGACGGTCGCAACCGAGGCCGGTCGTGAGCTCAATACGCCATAAATCAGGGAGAAAGGACTAATGCTCATGAGCGGACATGGCCTCCGAAGATCCTGGGCCATGCTCAATCCGGACGTCCAGTTCGATGTTGTCCTGTTGAGCGAATTTCAGCGTCAGCGGGAAGCTTTTGCCTTCTTTTAGCGGCTCGTCGAGATTCATCAGCATCACGTGATAGCCATTCGGCTCAAACCGCACGGTTTCACCGGGCGCGATTTCCAGACCGCCCTCTACGGCGCCCATACGTAGGGTGCCGCCCTCTTCCCGGGTCTGATGCATACTGGCCATATCGGTTATTGGCGTACTGATACCTTCGAGGATTGCAGCCCTGTCGCCGTGGTTACTGATAACGAAATAGGCGGCGCCATTGATAGGCTTCACCGGCGGCGTAGGCCGGGCCCAGGGCTGGTCGACCTGGATGCC
Coding sequences:
- a CDS encoding wax ester/triacylglycerol synthase family O-acyltransferase, which gives rise to MTRSRTPMTSVDRSWLRMESPENPMMIGVVLVFDEPISIVRLRQVLDERFLRFRRFRQTVAHSGDRTYWQDDLSFDLDNHIQIIALPGKADQHALQSLASDLNSAPLNPFRPLWQIHYVDNYQGGCALVIRIHHCIADGISLVRVLMALTDDAPGRHLHSVPSVEHQRETRWERLRRGARELRHSAATGIEQLGYFRKNVQDKPSYALKLLRTGGQIGMECAKLALAPADPPTLLKGSLTGRKRVAWAEPLPLKDVKDTARALKGTVNDVLMTAATGAIHQYLVDQNETPPDCGIRVAVPFNLRPLRQPVETLGNQFGLVLVPLPVDVVCPRMRFRQVQDHMNRLKRSWQAQVTYSLLDLFGRGPDILERRALHLLSRKASAVLTNVPGPRKHVYLAGAKLTQPMFWVPQTGGIGIGLSIFTYADTVQFGIIVDKNLAVDPARVMDAFSQSFADLQSVAGKPGTYPQVERRRAAASV
- a CDS encoding sodium-dependent transporter produces the protein MLGRYQTPVGAWSHRTTYFWATIGATVGLSNLWSFPHLAGENGGGVFILFYLACLLVLTLPLMLTESIIGRGARHGAVLAVDELAREAQQPSRWIWGGRLSVLAGFLVLSFYAVIGGICLAYVFYAAYGRLDGASPEKLAGLLTALVQQPENYREFMGWHAFFLMLVVATSMQGVHYGLERAFRFVMPTFVLLLLGLFVFGVRHGDVQAAADFILQMRPEQVSFNSIRMALTHAFYTLSLGTGVLIVFGAYSAPTTPLKRSVLAVALMDTLIAILAGLVIYTFVFSSLPAGADPMQGFSLVFLALPESLASMPGGQFVTTAFFVTIVLAAWSSSIALLEPAVGWLQERIASPRGWSVLVVGFAAWLLGLASLLSFNAWADIRVLGGTPYRWIELVTSTFLIPIVSVLLAFFAGWALPDRLAHRLLGRSPRLARLLWHWVIRLLLPAAILYIGIHYAIQSGTSLCNAEQPRHDENEPFWCHMSDRRDDDQREERTSPEQPRPDSAPEIELPEEMPDIVPDDQSSEDRAPGANRSGSPRQANPAGVEGDPGPSDGDMLYHSV
- a CDS encoding copper chaperone PCu(A)C gives rise to the protein MQVATRIMISMMLTYAILTASGAMAHESHHQGIQVDQPWARPTPPVKPINGAAYFVISNHGDRAAILEGISTPITDMASMHQTREEGGTLRMGAVEGGLEIAPGETVRFEPNGYHVMLMNLDEPLKEGKSFPLTLKFAQQDNIELDVRIEHGPGSSEAMSAHEH
- the smpB gene encoding SsrA-binding protein SmpB, producing the protein MSKKKPGTGSSTIALNKKAKHEYHIEERFEAGLALLGWEVKSLRAGKCQLVDAYVLLKGGEAFLLGAHITPLIAASTHVIADPTRTRKLLLHAKEISKLIGATQQQGHTCVPLALYWKKNKVKCEIAMVKGKKQYDKRQTEKERDWNRQKQRVLREVNQS
- the chrA gene encoding chromate efflux transporter, whose product is MRRCAEIFRAFLMLGLTSFGGPIAHLGYFRTEFVERRRWLSDAAYGDIVALCQFLPGPASSQVGFAIGLLRGGYAGALAAWVAFTLPSAILLAVLAGVGFALDNTIGQGVVSGLKIVAVAIVAQAVWGMARSLCPDRTRSAIAVLAVLIVVGFGGPGGQVFAILTGAIAGYSFCRSGVAEAARDIAHPVTRRVGILALVAFVLLLIGLPVLASAAPSRLIDLFDVFYRAGALVFGGGHVVLPLLESEVVRSGWMSAGDFLAGYGAAQAVPGPLFTFSAYLGTLLGGVSGALVALVAIFVPGFLLLVGVLPYWASLRQNAWAPALMRGTNAAVVGILGAALYDPVWTAAITGSSAFALALVCFVMLTVWKVAPWIVVVVSAAGGLLISVA